A segment of the Salvelinus namaycush isolate Seneca chromosome 3, SaNama_1.0, whole genome shotgun sequence genome:
tcaaagatccaccaccatattttacagtaggtatggtgttatTTTCTGCTCTTGCGTTCTCATTTCGATGCCAAACTCACCACTGGCGTGTTTGGTAAATaagctattttcatgtcatccaacaaatgtaaacgcctggagtttgctaaacggcattggcacttggattgaaCCCTGTGATTTGATCAGATGACATGAACATAGAGCACTTTcgccacacacaccagtggtgggtttggtgttgAAATAAGAATACATTaagcagaaagaaaaaaacataaaataagtgCAGACGAAGGATGTCAAtgatctggaaggattctgtatggatgaatggtctaagatccctcccaatgggGTCTCcaaatcataaaacattttagaaaaagtgtcagtgctgttatccttgcacagtgaggtattgaaaacaggggtgtcattAATATTGACCCATACCTgttagaaataaaaaaaaatactactTGTTAAGCAAAAAcactttctctgagcaattgtattaataCACATTTTTGGGCACATACGATGCATCTCagtattgtattatttattttaaacagtcatttttgctcatttttatcaagggtgtcaataatttcggacCACACTGTATATGGAACTAGATTTCTGTCTAAATGTTGGACAACATTTTGACAGAAATCTATGTCCAAAGACTCACCTCAGGGGTGGAACGGCAGCACAGGCAGACAGCTCTGCTGGCGAATGACGAGACACAGATGGACACTATAAACTCCAGCAAGGAGAAAACAGCCAAAACACCTGATATTCCCTGGGACCTGACctatagacagagaggaacaggaaACAGCAGTTAACTAGACTACACCTCCATTTTGGAGCAATTATGTACAATTAAACTTTGACTCCTGTTTCACTGTGGGCTAACAAGAAGTATAAGTAATAGCATCTATATAGCATAGCATCTATATAGCAACTCAATAGCATCTAATTCACTATTGCTTGCATGTTCGAGATATCACATATCTGTTCCAAATGGAGTATAATTTAAACGAATAAAAAACATTAAACAGTACGTACATTAGTCTAGTAATACGATTATAGATGATAAATACCCCTTTACCGATTTACAAATATCTCCTGACCAAAGGAATAAGCATTTGGTATATACCCGATACTGTTGACAGACAGAGGACGTAGGGTAGTAGACATAGGATGGAGGGTCGTATGAAGGATTGCCTGGAtagtgacagtagtagtagtacaagaGGATGTCTAAAGAATGCAAAATGGTGCCAGTAAGAGCAGTAACAGTGGCGACAACATTCATTCCAAGGGAGCCTTTTACCTAAGGGACAGAGAGCAGAAAGAAAACATGGGAATGAATGATTGGTTGTGAAGAATGAAATGCAATATAAAATACAGTGTGTTGACAATCATTATTGCAAGTCTTTATTAAAGGGGCAATTCGCAGTTGCTGAATCGTCAGTGCCCACCCCACTGCTTGTGTTGTGGGAGGAAAACAAACAGGTTGAATGAAAACATGAGTGCCTATATGTGAAGTAGATTCTATGTTTTTAAAATAGAGTGGAACTTTATAAATCAAAAGCCTAAACTTTATTGAGGCAAAAATAGTTGATACTGACCAGACATTTGTTCAGTTTGTTGTCAGCAGCAACAGTTAGAGAGCCTGCAACTACATACTGAGAAGGAACAGGGAAGAGATTATACAAGCCTACatacaaaatggcaccctattctctacatagtacactacaaaagtagtgcactatatagggagtagggtaccatgtGGGACAAAAATATTTCTACAGTATGACCAAAATTCAAATTCAAGTTGAATTCCTCCCACATAGAAGTCAACAGAAACTGAAATGCATGAGTGTATGAATGGCACAGGCCTAGCCAAATATATATACATTGATAAAAGTAATTTGTTAAGTCATTCATTATACATTAaagattttatatatattttttaattgcacATACTGTATTGTTTTTAATGCATTTCTTTTCAAAATATGACGATTCAATTATTAGGATGTTTTGTTTGCATCACGACAGACAGGAAATGTAAGAAATTATTATTAGACAGAGCAGCTCACTCACAATGATAGATCCCCAGACAAATATTCCACTAAATACTCCAATATTGTCTACTTGTGGTCCGGCAGTCATCACGATTCCTGTCAACAGCATCATCAAACCAATCATGATCTGTATGGTCTGTGAGAGAAAAACAAAGCAGAAAATTCATTTTTCTCTTCGTTCAACCAAAATGAAAAATAATTTTCAAATGATGTAAAACATAAATTCTTACTCCCAGAGCTTTTGGATGCCCTGACCGGAAACTTCCCAGCACTGAAGAGACCGTCTGTCccagacagtgaggagcagatgCGACCCCTGCGACCCCCATCCCGTTCCCATAGGGGTAGACATGGGTGAATACCACCGCCTCGTTAGTGGTGGTTGTTTGAGAGCTGGACATCTTCAGAGGACAGAAGGATGTTTGTAGTACAGTAAGAGGTGATATGGCTGGTCAGCGGTGTTTTGTTGAGCCTCCTGCAAAGTTTGTACTCTACCTGGGACATACAGATAATAATTTACCAGGAAATGTAATGCACAATAGGTGTGTGCGTCAGCCACTAATCCAACTTTGAACACTCCCCATTTAAATATGGGTGGGTggtaggctgtgtgtgtctgtggttactGTATCATCTGTTTAGTTGACTAACTTCCTCATGGCTGAGCGACCTTTAGTTCATTCTTTATTGTCATAACTTCCCATCTTGGGCTTGAAGTTCCTTGCCTATAGAATACAGGCTATAAAAGAAACTCATACACTTCCATGAAAGTTGCATAAGTTTCTATTTCATGCTACATAGCATGGAAGTGTACACATTTATTGTGTTCCGTATAAGTAACCATCTTCAAGGTGTAGTATAATAAAGTAATTTAACCAAATACTTTGCCCCTCTGCGGGGAGACATCCTGAATTAAAGAAGTAGGTGAAAGAACCGGAACTGTTTATTAGTGATTGTTGGTGAATGGACATTAGATAATCATGACAAACAAAAAAGAGCTTAGTAAAGTggagtgtaacggcagccttccctctcttcacgagaagagagggtgtaacagggatcggaccaacacgcagcgtagccagtgctcaacatgtttaataaaacgataaacagtgaagacttaacacgatacaaaataacaaatgtggcaaaccgatacagccctatctggtgcagagaaaacacaaagacaggaaacaaccacccacaaaccccaacacaaaacaagccacctatatatgattcccaatcagagacaacacaaaacacctgcctctgattgagaaccatattaggccaaacatagaaacagacaaactagaaacacaacatagaatgcccacccagctcacgtcctgaccaacactaaaacaagcaaaacacacaagaactatggtcagaacgtgacagtacctccCTCCTGAGGTGTGGACaccgaacgcaccccctaaaactccaggggagggtctgggtgggcatctgtccgcggtggcggctccggcgctggacgaggacaccactccaccattgtctttgtccccctcctttgagtggcgaccctcgccaccgaccttggcctaggaaccctcccatcagactgaggagacagctccgaaccgagaggtagctccggaccgagaggtagctccggaccgaatggcagctccggaccgaatggcagctccggaccgaatggcagctcatgaccggagggcagctccggaccggagggcagctcatgaccggagggcggctcatgaccggagggcggctcatgaccggcgggcggctcatgactggcgggtggctctggcggctcatgactgactgccggctttggcggctcctgactggctggcggctctggcggctcctgactggctggcggctcctgactggctggcggctctggcggctcttgactggctggcggctcagacggcgctgggcaggcaggcaggcagctcagaccagtgctcaacatgtttaataaaacgataaaCATTGAACACttaacacgatacaaaataacaaatgtggcaaaccgatacagccctatctggtgcagagaaaacacaaagacaggaaacaaccacccacaaaccccaacacaaaacaagccacctacatatgattcccaatcagagacaacacaaaacacctgcctctgattgagaaccatattaggccaaacatagaaacagacaaactagaaacacaacatagaatgcccacccagctcacgtcctgaccaacactcaaacaagcaaaacacacaagaactatggtcagaacgtgacatggaGTGTATATAAATCCTGAGATATCATGTAAACATAAGCTTATGTCTATcttgcacctctctctctctcttctccccactctctccctcatcttcctctctcctattcttccctctcatcctctcctcccctctcttcctgtctcttcctctcctcttgtctcttcctctcctctttcttccaaGGTTTTTATAGTTTTGTGTtttaaaagttgtaaaaacatctcaaggatgatcaatggaaacaggatgcacctgagctcaatttcgagtctcattgaaaagggtctgagtacttaagtaaataaggtatatctgttttatatttgtaataaattagcaaaaatgtctaaaaaacagttttcaatttgtcattatggggtattgtttgtagattgatgaggaaaaaaatatttaatcaattttagaataaggatgtaacaaaatgtgtaaaaagtgaaggagtctgaatactttccaaatgcactgtatctggtctaaaaaggaaggaaaatacaatCACGAGTATCAACTTTTGTAGACAATATACTGACGCACAAACAGTGCATTGCGCAAACAAAACAACCCTCACAATTTCAACTGGAATTACTTGGGTCTATTGCTGAACTTTTTgttgaaaacaaatatttgattgcgaagagactgtcactggcaaacatggttacagacccaacaacattatatagtatctcctcCTCATCAAGAAAAGCACATCagctaattataatacacaaagtAAGCAAAACAATGAAATCATTCCAACATTGCCTAAAATGATGAATAAGATATTAATGACATAGACCTATATAAGCTAtataacaattgagatgtacaaactattgcataagggaacgatgagcggataaCAGGCAAGCcgtatgtcacgttctgaccatagttcttgtgtgttttgcttgttttagtgttggtcaggacgtgagctgggtgggcattctatgttgtgtgtctagtttgtctgtttctatgtttggcctaatatggttcccaatcagaagccggtgttttgtgttgtctctgattgggaatcatatataggtggcttgtgttgtgttgggattttgtgggtggttgtttcctgtctttgtgttttctctgcaccagatagggctgtatcggtttgccacatttgtatttgtaagtgttcacgtttatttcgtcttaattaaatatgttgagcacaaactacgctgcgtcttggtccgatccctgctacacctcctcttcagacgaagaggaggaaggctgccgttacaccgtAATTTTGTTTAAGACGTTAATGAGTGAGTTGTCGATATActgtaactatttgttcagcactttttaaATGTACAACGACAGATTTCAGAACATGGGTCGTTCTTACATTATTCTCCCTGtataccaagtcagaactgtaggacaAATaacgggggcatataagcagacaatgaaagctcttacaatattcaatagATGACATTTCTCGAAAACAGGCTACAGGTTACATGTGCACCACctagtcagaacagtaggctaagtccTGAGGGGGAGAGGGACCAAATTCTAAGGGTgagacacatgggctactaacagcttactacacaacatacacttactattactttcttagctacagtatacatatcttccCTGCatattacaatacatttttggactcatcttgttgtgctgtgctcacttgaaaagGAAGATGACACGGAGGTCCTTcttgtgggaaaatgttgtcaaagtctgtcattctctggattagtggtgctttcaagacaactgggaactctgaaaaaaacaaggtcgaatcatgatgacgtcagtgatcttcagctCATAGCTCTAGAAAAG
Coding sequences within it:
- the LOC120043963 gene encoding LOW QUALITY PROTEIN: membrane-spanning 4-domains subfamily A member 4A-like (The sequence of the model RefSeq protein was modified relative to this genomic sequence to represent the inferred CDS: inserted 2 bases in 1 codon), whose amino-acid sequence is MSQVEYKLCRRLNKTPLTSHITSYCTTNILLSSXKMSSSQTTTTNEAVVFTHVYPYGNGMGVAGVASAPHCLGQTVSSVLGSFRSGHPKALGTIQIMIGLMMLLTGIVMTAGPQVDNIGVFSGIFVWGSIIYVVAGSLTVAADNKLNKCLVKGSLGMNVVATVTALTGTILHSLDILLYYYYCHYPGNPSYDPPSYVYYPTSSVCQQYRVRSQGISGVLAVFSLLEFIVSICVSSFASRAVCLCCRSTPEQVFIIGNQIPVPHGSMTPSNAPYPPQNNYETGNYPKGPEGGAIGTGFQQNHLPPQYTAVVIP